TCTTCTTTATCAAAGTGACATTTTATAGCATCTTTAATATTTTCTTTAAGCTCATCTAAGGAAGATCCTTCTGTAAAGATTGATTCTCCCAAAGCCCTAGCGTTATATCCGCTTTCTGGATCTTCTTCCACTATAAATATTATTTCCTTGACTTTCA
The genomic region above belongs to Petrotoga olearia DSM 13574 and contains:
- a CDS encoding 2-oxoisovalerate dehydrogenase, which produces MKVKEIIFIVEEDPESGYNARALGESIFTEGSSLDELKENIKDAIKCHFDKEEDIPDIIRLHIVKEETFTYV